In a single window of the Bacillus mycoides genome:
- a CDS encoding NUDIX hydrolase, producing the protein MGYIEDMRNLVGNHPLILIGSHAIILNEKNEILLQLRTDFNRWGIIGGALEYNETLEDALQREVYEETGLIIKNPELFRTYSGPDFFQIYPNGDQVHGVLVVYICREFHGQLICDQTESKELRFFPLDELPITLHPVIERIIREFQHSN; encoded by the coding sequence ATGGGCTATATTGAAGACATGAGAAATCTAGTAGGAAATCATCCACTCATTTTAATCGGATCACACGCCATTATATTAAATGAGAAAAATGAAATATTATTGCAGCTCCGTACAGATTTTAATCGCTGGGGCATTATTGGTGGCGCCTTAGAATATAACGAAACGTTAGAAGACGCTTTACAACGAGAAGTATATGAAGAAACTGGACTTATCATTAAAAATCCAGAACTATTCCGTACATACTCAGGACCTGATTTCTTTCAAATCTATCCAAACGGGGATCAAGTACATGGTGTACTCGTTGTTTATATTTGCCGAGAATTCCACGGTCAGCTTATATGTGATCAAACTGAGTCAAAAGAATTACGCTTCTTTCCGCTTGATGAGTTACCTATTACTCTTCATCCAGTTATTGAACGTATTATTAGGGAGTTTCAGCACTCCAATTAA
- a CDS encoding tyrosine-protein phosphatase, translated as MKQQRNWLQATVERNEDNTLHIKWENNIEEVRIYWSTSPNHIEENGELLVTVSGDSACTIENPSENERPYFRLVGSNGQAVTVAERRLPLQGAFNFRDMGGYETTEGRKVKWGKLYRSEELAGLTEWDIEYLQKSSLKLICDYRTDFEVKHKPNPSVTGARQVCLPVMQDLAKDLNINEFFQVGDLSMLGKPGEYLVKMNQDFVSGNEAFVSFLKLAQNPENLPLVNHCTAGKDRTGFGSALLLLLLGVPEKTVMEDYLLSNGFREKLNEKMMAFLGAKLQNDESRVILGAMFEARAEYLQAAIDEVKKQYGSVEAYAEKALGFTKESLEEMKVLLLEDKVKL; from the coding sequence ATGAAGCAACAAAGAAATTGGCTACAAGCAACTGTAGAACGAAATGAAGATAATACGTTACATATAAAGTGGGAAAATAATATAGAAGAAGTTCGTATTTATTGGAGTACTTCACCAAATCATATTGAAGAAAATGGAGAATTACTTGTAACAGTAAGTGGGGATTCAGCATGTACAATTGAAAACCCGAGTGAAAATGAGCGTCCATATTTTAGGTTAGTAGGAAGTAATGGACAAGCAGTGACAGTAGCTGAGCGTAGATTACCATTACAAGGTGCGTTTAACTTCCGTGATATGGGAGGATATGAAACGACTGAAGGCCGTAAAGTAAAATGGGGTAAATTGTATCGTTCTGAAGAATTAGCAGGATTAACAGAATGGGATATCGAGTATTTACAGAAGTCTAGCTTAAAATTAATTTGTGACTACCGTACAGATTTTGAAGTGAAGCATAAGCCGAACCCAAGTGTTACAGGTGCTCGTCAAGTGTGCTTACCAGTTATGCAAGACTTGGCGAAAGACTTGAATATAAATGAATTTTTCCAAGTTGGTGACCTTTCTATGTTAGGGAAACCAGGCGAGTATCTTGTGAAAATGAATCAAGATTTCGTAAGTGGTAATGAAGCATTCGTGAGCTTCTTAAAACTGGCGCAAAACCCGGAAAACTTACCGTTAGTAAACCACTGTACAGCTGGAAAAGACCGTACAGGATTTGGCTCAGCATTATTATTACTTTTACTAGGTGTACCGGAAAAAACAGTAATGGAAGACTACTTACTAAGTAACGGTTTCCGTGAAAAGTTAAATGAAAAAATGATGGCCTTTTTAGGTGCGAAATTACAGAACGACGAAAGTAGAGTAATATTAGGTGCAATGTTTGAAGCACGTGCTGAGTATTTACAAGCTGCGATTGATGAAGTTAAAAAGCAATATGGATCAGTGGAAGCATACGCTGAAAAAGCTCTTGGCTTTACGAAAGAATCGTTAGAGGAAATGAAAGTGTTATTGCTAGAAGATAAAGTGAAACTTTAA
- a CDS encoding MFS transporter, giving the protein MKKNSAYNHTKTLLASRNALFLLFALPGVAFATWISRTAATRDMLAVSNAEMGWILFGLSVGSIIGLLSASRFIDCKGARDVIIGSMFFMIVGLICLGINIYFVSSMGAFSSLLVFGVGYGLAEVALNVEGSSIEQKLGTTLLPKFHGFFSVGTLVGALSGSVAASLHIPILYQFLAISVVFVLLVCMVYRFLPHGTGKKEKSWNKRREKHTTLRMEKKVLLIGLFVLGMAFAEGSANDWLPIVMVDGHEQSIVAGSIMYTIFVLAMTLTRMCSSYFLDRFGRVAVVRATIMMAILGISIVIFGSNSYFLAFGVVLWGIGAALGFPIGLSAAGDDRENATSNVAAVSIIGYTAFLVGPPFLGILGEAFGIRNALLAVLLFVLLSGIVSSVTRENKSS; this is encoded by the coding sequence ATGAAGAAAAATAGTGCGTATAATCATACAAAGACATTACTTGCCTCTCGAAATGCTCTTTTTCTCTTATTTGCTTTGCCAGGTGTCGCGTTTGCTACATGGATTTCAAGAACAGCAGCTACTCGAGATATGTTAGCAGTGTCAAATGCAGAAATGGGCTGGATTTTATTCGGACTATCTGTCGGTTCAATAATTGGTTTACTGAGTGCAAGCCGCTTCATTGACTGTAAGGGAGCTAGAGACGTTATTATAGGCAGTATGTTTTTTATGATTGTTGGATTGATTTGTTTAGGTATAAATATTTATTTTGTTTCTAGTATGGGGGCTTTTAGTAGCTTACTAGTATTTGGAGTAGGCTACGGATTGGCGGAAGTCGCATTGAATGTAGAAGGTTCTTCCATTGAGCAGAAATTAGGAACAACTCTTCTTCCGAAATTCCATGGCTTTTTTAGTGTAGGAACTTTAGTAGGCGCGCTCAGTGGTTCTGTCGCAGCGTCGCTTCACATCCCGATTCTGTATCAGTTTCTTGCGATTTCGGTCGTGTTTGTATTACTTGTATGTATGGTGTATCGTTTTCTTCCGCATGGAACAGGAAAGAAGGAGAAATCGTGGAACAAAAGGAGAGAGAAGCATACGACCTTACGTATGGAAAAAAAGGTGCTTTTAATTGGTCTTTTTGTACTCGGAATGGCATTTGCAGAAGGTAGTGCAAATGATTGGCTACCTATCGTGATGGTAGATGGACACGAGCAAAGTATAGTGGCAGGTTCTATTATGTACACAATTTTTGTATTAGCAATGACGTTAACTCGTATGTGTAGCAGCTATTTCCTTGATCGATTCGGTCGTGTCGCTGTCGTACGTGCCACCATTATGATGGCGATTCTAGGAATTTCAATCGTAATATTTGGGAGTAATTCGTATTTTCTAGCATTTGGTGTAGTACTGTGGGGGATTGGTGCAGCGCTAGGGTTCCCAATTGGTCTGTCAGCTGCTGGAGATGACCGTGAAAATGCGACTTCTAATGTTGCTGCAGTTTCTATAATCGGTTATACAGCATTTTTAGTCGGACCACCATTCTTAGGTATACTGGGGGAAGCATTCGGGATACGCAATGCCTTGTTAGCTGTTTTATTATTTGTTCTCTTGTCTGGAATTGTATCGTCTGTTACGAGAGAGAATAAATCGAGCTAA
- a CDS encoding GNAT family N-acetyltransferase: MMTIEQLEKHFKIRKNASSIMIKENDAEVFTEEQLEEIMQYCVAEAEKDGIEEFQFEISSKSPNYDVYKKCFETYSFEYITENMIVFKDIYEVEDIKSDIDFKLIEEMGEDAFYSLWNEVTGEQIDYDQFVNTMLQEIGGQWKEHCLTASIDEEPIGIVIPHIERGTLEEGKLMYFAVAPNMRNKGYEAAFFTGAMFVLKEIGASYYIGETNVQNEWMKDVFEKNGCQQLSSTERYVRRF, encoded by the coding sequence ATGATGACTATAGAACAGTTAGAAAAACATTTTAAAATAAGAAAAAATGCTTCTTCTATAATGATAAAAGAAAATGATGCAGAGGTTTTTACAGAAGAGCAATTAGAAGAGATAATGCAATATTGCGTTGCTGAAGCTGAAAAAGATGGAATAGAAGAATTTCAATTTGAGATTTCTTCAAAAAGCCCAAATTATGATGTGTATAAGAAATGTTTCGAAACGTATTCATTTGAATATATTACTGAAAACATGATTGTATTTAAGGATATATATGAAGTGGAAGATATAAAAAGTGATATTGATTTTAAGCTTATTGAAGAGATGGGCGAAGACGCTTTTTATTCACTGTGGAATGAAGTGACGGGAGAACAAATCGATTATGATCAATTTGTAAATACGATGCTACAAGAAATAGGTGGGCAATGGAAAGAACATTGTTTAACAGCAAGTATCGATGAAGAGCCAATAGGAATTGTAATCCCGCATATTGAAAGAGGTACGTTAGAAGAAGGAAAACTTATGTATTTCGCAGTCGCTCCAAATATGCGAAATAAAGGGTATGAAGCAGCATTCTTTACAGGGGCAATGTTTGTCTTAAAAGAAATAGGCGCATCTTATTATATTGGCGAGACAAATGTACAAAACGAGTGGATGAAGGATGTCTTTGAAAAGAACGGATGTCAGCAGCTGAGCTCTACTGAGCGATATGTGAGAAGGTTTTAG
- a CDS encoding YjjG family noncanonical pyrimidine nucleotidase has product MKYKVILFDVDDTLLDFPETERNALHNAFVQFGMPTGYNDYLASYKEISNGLWRDLENKMITLSELAVDRFRQLFALHNIEVDAQHFSDVYLENLGKEVHLIDGAVKLCENLQDCKLGIITNGYTKVQQSRIGNSPLCNFFDHIIISEEVGHQKPAREIFDYAFEKFGITDKSSVLMVGDSLTSDMKGGEDYGIDTCWYNPSLKENTAGVKPTYEVESLLQILEIAEVAEEKVASF; this is encoded by the coding sequence ATGAAATACAAAGTAATACTATTCGACGTAGACGATACATTATTAGATTTCCCTGAAACAGAAAGAAACGCATTACATAACGCGTTTGTACAATTTGGCATGCCTACAGGATATAATGATTATCTTGCAAGTTATAAAGAGATTAGTAATGGATTATGGAGAGATTTAGAGAATAAAATGATTACGCTAAGTGAATTAGCGGTAGATCGATTTAGACAATTATTTGCTCTTCATAATATAGAAGTAGACGCGCAGCATTTTAGTGACGTATACCTTGAAAACTTAGGAAAAGAAGTACATCTTATAGATGGTGCAGTGAAACTATGTGAGAATCTTCAAGATTGTAAGTTAGGTATCATTACGAATGGATATACAAAAGTGCAACAATCTAGAATTGGAAATTCGCCTTTATGTAACTTCTTTGATCATATTATTATTTCTGAAGAAGTCGGCCATCAAAAACCAGCGCGTGAGATTTTTGATTATGCTTTTGAGAAGTTTGGGATTACTGATAAATCAAGTGTACTAATGGTTGGAGATTCGCTAACTTCTGATATGAAAGGCGGAGAAGATTACGGTATTGATACGTGTTGGTATAATCCGAGTCTGAAAGAAAATACGGCAGGTGTTAAGCCGACCTATGAAGTGGAGAGCCTGCTACAAATTTTAGAAATTGCGGAAGTGGCGGAAGAAAAGGTAGCTTCATTTTAA
- a CDS encoding VOC family protein, translating to MNIEHVAIWVNDLEGMRDFYKQYFGGEENSLYHNSKKQFESYFITFEGGARLELMRQVGIDGKTQVQTIGYAHIAFSVGSKEKVNELTNTLREAGYPVLNGPRTTGDGYYESVVSDPEGNQIEITI from the coding sequence ATGAACATTGAACATGTAGCAATTTGGGTAAATGATTTAGAAGGAATGCGTGATTTCTATAAACAGTACTTTGGTGGTGAAGAAAATAGCTTATATCACAATTCGAAAAAGCAGTTTGAATCTTATTTTATAACTTTTGAAGGTGGAGCGCGTCTAGAACTTATGAGACAAGTAGGGATAGACGGTAAAACACAAGTACAAACAATAGGATATGCGCATATTGCTTTTTCTGTAGGTAGTAAAGAAAAAGTGAACGAATTAACTAATACATTAAGAGAAGCAGGATACCCTGTGTTAAACGGCCCGCGTACTACAGGGGATGGTTACTATGAAAGTGTAGTAAGTGATCCTGAAGGAAATCAGATTGAGATAACAATCTAA
- a CDS encoding tyrosine-type recombinase/integrase: MRIQEVLIENNNKRYILLNQEGFPVLPVMKYIKYLDNTGKRPNTQKTYCYSLKHFYTYLEETNKDYKFIRLEDLVDFVGWLRSPYQSSNVTPLQQEKAKRTEKTINLTITVIANFYDYLFRNEEVQNDMMEKLMKQGFIGGYSRYKSFLHHVNKDKPAIRNVLKLKEPRKKVNTLTKEQVQQVIQATTNIRDTFLIQLLFETGLRIGEALSLFMEDFIFDHQKGHRIRLVNRGELENGAMLKTGEREIFVSQSLMDLYDDYLYEVIDELEFDSNFVFVKLRGKDIGKPMEYWNVEALFKRLKKKTGINLHPHLFRHTHATIYYQKTKDIKQVQERLGHSQIQTTMNLYLHPSDEDIREVWEKAQSEFDLKKNN; encoded by the coding sequence ATGAGGATACAAGAGGTTCTTATAGAGAATAACAACAAAAGATATATATTACTGAATCAAGAAGGATTTCCTGTACTGCCAGTTATGAAATATATAAAGTATTTAGATAACACAGGGAAAAGACCTAATACTCAAAAGACATATTGTTATTCCTTAAAACATTTTTATACCTACTTAGAAGAAACAAACAAAGATTACAAGTTTATTAGATTAGAAGATTTAGTTGACTTTGTAGGATGGTTAAGAAGCCCCTACCAGAGTTCAAATGTCACTCCTCTTCAACAAGAGAAAGCAAAGCGAACAGAAAAAACAATTAACCTTACAATTACCGTTATAGCAAACTTCTATGATTACTTATTTCGAAATGAAGAAGTACAAAATGACATGATGGAAAAGTTAATGAAACAAGGGTTTATAGGAGGATACTCACGTTACAAAAGTTTCCTACATCATGTCAATAAGGACAAGCCCGCTATTAGAAATGTACTAAAATTAAAAGAACCACGCAAAAAAGTAAACACACTGACAAAAGAACAAGTACAACAAGTGATACAAGCAACTACGAATATACGGGATACATTTTTGATTCAACTGTTATTTGAAACGGGATTGCGTATTGGAGAAGCTCTCTCTCTATTTATGGAGGATTTTATTTTTGACCATCAAAAAGGACATCGGATTCGTTTAGTAAATCGAGGGGAATTAGAAAATGGGGCTATGTTAAAAACAGGAGAACGAGAAATTTTCGTATCACAGTCGTTAATGGATTTATATGATGATTACTTGTATGAAGTGATTGATGAATTAGAATTTGACTCTAACTTTGTTTTTGTGAAATTGCGCGGAAAAGATATAGGAAAACCCATGGAATATTGGAATGTAGAGGCCCTTTTTAAGCGCTTAAAGAAGAAAACAGGGATAAACCTTCACCCACATTTATTTCGGCATACACATGCTACAATCTACTATCAAAAAACAAAAGATATTAAACAAGTGCAAGAACGATTAGGACATTCCCAAATTCAAACAACGATGAATCTATATCTTCATCCTTCTGATGAAGATATTCGAGAAGTGTGGGAGAAAGCACAATCCGAATTTGACCTAAAGAAAAATAACTAA
- a CDS encoding YbeF family protein — protein sequence MSEFIFIFCIYPLLIFIFSIAGTYKLGAFYVMPMVIFLIFLMLNVTLYDPSFFFWVGMYTIFSFITSYITLLFVRGYTAVESER from the coding sequence GTGAGTGAATTCATTTTTATTTTCTGTATATATCCATTGCTTATTTTTATTTTTTCAATAGCTGGGACATATAAATTAGGTGCATTTTATGTGATGCCAATGGTAATATTTCTTATTTTTCTTATGTTAAATGTTACATTGTATGATCCATCATTTTTCTTTTGGGTGGGCATGTATACTATTTTTTCATTCATTACTTCTTATATAACACTCTTATTTGTAAGGGGATATACAGCTGTAGAAAGTGAACGTTAA
- a CDS encoding 1-deoxy-D-xylulose-5-phosphate reductoisomerase: MVKYISILGSTGSIGTSALDVVSAHPEHFKIVGLTANYNIDLLEKQIESFQPRIVSVATKELADTLRSRISTNTKITYGTDGLLEVSTHPDTNLVLSSVVGVSGLLPTIEALKAKKDIAIANKETLVAAGHIVTELAKQNGCRLIPVDSEHSAIFQCLNGENNKEIEKLIVTASGGAFRDKTREEMKILQAKDALKHPNWLMGAKLTIDSATLMNKGFEVMEAKWLFDIPYEKIDVMIHKESIIHSLVEFIDGSVMAQLGAPDMRMPIQYAFHYPTRLPSSYEKLNLLEIGSLHFEKPNLEKFPCLQYAFECGKIGGTTPAVLNAANEIANALFLKNEIAFFDIEKTIYNTVEAHHNVKDPSLDDILEADQWARQYTNQLLMKKS; encoded by the coding sequence ATGGTAAAATATATATCCATTTTAGGTTCAACAGGATCCATTGGCACATCTGCATTAGATGTCGTTTCCGCTCATCCTGAACATTTTAAAATCGTCGGTTTAACCGCAAATTATAATATCGATCTTCTCGAAAAACAAATCGAATCTTTTCAGCCTCGTATTGTAAGCGTAGCGACAAAAGAATTAGCGGACACATTACGTTCTCGTATTTCAACAAATACAAAAATTACATATGGAACTGATGGTTTACTTGAAGTATCTACCCATCCTGATACAAATCTTGTATTAAGTTCAGTTGTCGGTGTTTCAGGTTTACTCCCAACAATTGAAGCATTAAAGGCGAAGAAAGATATCGCTATCGCTAACAAAGAAACTTTAGTTGCAGCTGGACATATCGTCACCGAACTAGCGAAACAAAACGGATGCCGCCTAATTCCAGTTGATAGTGAACATTCAGCCATTTTCCAATGTTTAAATGGGGAAAATAATAAGGAAATCGAAAAATTAATTGTTACAGCTTCTGGCGGCGCTTTTCGTGATAAAACACGTGAAGAAATGAAAATATTACAAGCGAAGGATGCTTTAAAACACCCAAACTGGTTAATGGGCGCAAAACTAACGATAGATTCTGCCACGTTAATGAATAAAGGGTTTGAAGTGATGGAAGCTAAGTGGCTATTCGATATTCCTTATGAAAAAATTGATGTTATGATTCATAAAGAAAGTATCATTCACTCTTTAGTGGAATTTATTGATGGATCAGTCATGGCACAGCTCGGTGCTCCTGATATGAGAATGCCGATTCAATATGCGTTTCACTACCCTACTCGACTACCTTCATCCTATGAAAAATTAAATTTATTAGAAATTGGTAGTTTGCATTTTGAAAAACCAAATTTAGAGAAGTTCCCCTGTCTACAATATGCATTTGAATGTGGAAAAATTGGCGGTACAACTCCAGCCGTATTAAATGCAGCGAACGAAATTGCAAATGCACTATTTCTTAAAAATGAAATTGCATTTTTCGATATCGAAAAAACAATTTACAATACAGTTGAAGCTCATCATAACGTAAAAGATCCTTCACTCGATGATATATTAGAAGCTGATCAATGGGCACGCCAATACACAAATCAATTGTTAATGAAAAAGAGCTAA
- a CDS encoding tryptophan--tRNA ligase has translation MRGSFYFEKGGVRMSEKIMLTGIKPTGYPHLGNYIGAIKPALQMSKNKEGKALYFIADYHALNAVHDPAKFSSYTKEVAATWLSLGLGEDVIFYRQTEVPEILELAWILACLTPKGLMNRAHAYKAKVEQNKEAGLEIDAGVNMGLYTYPILMAADILLFQATHVPVGKDQIQHIEIARDIATYFNHTFGMTFTLPEYVIQEEGAILPGLDGRKMSKSYGNVIPLFAEQEKLRKLIFKIKTDSSLPNEPKELETLFMIYKEFAKEDEIQALREKYETGIGWGDVKKELFRVVNRELSGPRGKYGNYMNDPHLLYEALEKGAERARAIAKVNLVEIKKQIGFERGR, from the coding sequence ATGAGGGGCTCTTTTTATTTTGAGAAAGGAGGAGTTAGGATGAGCGAGAAAATTATGTTAACAGGAATTAAACCAACAGGTTACCCGCATTTAGGCAATTATATTGGTGCGATTAAACCTGCATTACAAATGTCAAAAAACAAAGAAGGAAAAGCGTTATATTTCATAGCAGACTATCATGCGTTAAATGCTGTGCATGATCCAGCAAAGTTCAGTAGTTACACGAAAGAGGTAGCAGCTACATGGTTATCACTCGGACTTGGAGAAGATGTTATTTTCTATCGACAAACAGAAGTGCCAGAGATTCTAGAATTAGCTTGGATATTAGCTTGTCTAACTCCGAAAGGACTTATGAATCGTGCCCATGCATATAAAGCGAAGGTAGAGCAAAATAAAGAAGCGGGATTAGAAATTGATGCAGGTGTGAATATGGGATTATATACGTACCCGATTTTAATGGCGGCTGATATATTATTATTTCAAGCTACTCATGTACCTGTCGGAAAAGATCAAATTCAGCATATTGAAATTGCTCGTGACATTGCGACGTACTTTAATCATACATTTGGTATGACATTTACGCTTCCAGAGTATGTCATACAAGAAGAAGGGGCAATTTTACCGGGACTTGATGGAAGAAAGATGAGTAAAAGTTACGGAAATGTTATCCCATTATTTGCAGAGCAAGAAAAACTTAGAAAGTTAATATTTAAAATAAAAACAGATTCCTCACTTCCGAATGAACCGAAAGAACTAGAAACGTTATTTATGATATATAAAGAATTTGCGAAGGAAGACGAAATTCAGGCGTTACGCGAAAAGTATGAGACTGGAATCGGATGGGGCGATGTGAAAAAAGAGTTATTCCGCGTTGTAAATCGTGAACTCTCAGGACCTAGGGGAAAATACGGAAATTATATGAATGATCCACATTTACTATATGAAGCGTTAGAAAAAGGTGCTGAGAGGGCGCGGGCTATTGCGAAGGTGAATTTGGTGGAAATTAAAAAACAGATTGGATTTGAGAGGGGACGCTGA
- a CDS encoding maltose acetyltransferase domain-containing protein → MKTEKEKMLAGEMYIADDEELVADRIEAKRLTRLYNEAMETGDESRFTLLEQLLGSSADGKTHINPDFRCDYGYNIHIGKSFFANFNCVILDVCKVRIGDNCMFAPGVHIYTATHPLHPVERNSGKEYGKPVKIGNNVWVGGGAIINPGISIGDNAVIASGAVVTKDVPNNVVVGGNPAKVMKMIDL, encoded by the coding sequence ATGAAAACTGAGAAAGAAAAGATGTTGGCGGGAGAAATGTATATTGCGGATGACGAAGAATTAGTAGCTGATAGGATTGAGGCAAAACGTTTAACACGCCTTTATAACGAGGCGATGGAGACTGGTGATGAAAGCCGCTTTACCTTGTTAGAGCAGCTTTTAGGTTCTTCAGCTGACGGAAAAACCCACATTAATCCTGATTTTCGTTGTGATTACGGCTACAATATCCACATTGGAAAGAGCTTTTTCGCAAATTTCAATTGTGTTATTTTGGACGTTTGTAAAGTTCGAATCGGTGATAATTGTATGTTTGCACCTGGTGTCCATATTTATACGGCCACTCATCCTTTACATCCGGTAGAGCGGAATTCTGGAAAAGAATATGGAAAGCCTGTAAAGATTGGTAACAATGTTTGGGTTGGTGGGGGAGCTATTATTAACCCTGGTATTTCAATTGGAGACAACGCTGTAATTGCTTCAGGGGCAGTTGTGACAAAAGATGTACCTAATAATGTAGTAGTTGGTGGTAATCCAGCCAAAGTTATGAAAATGATAGACTTATAG
- a CDS encoding DUF2785 domain-containing protein, which yields MDITALQQQLELIQQNDYTQLQHIDINELTLNMLQYIGTTDSYVRYQLIYKCFAHFIHHEFLMDDQLKLLLQTCLSDEYLYCDIHSPLTDGVFTRSYTVSLLALILQFANSHYFFTEEDIEEIKNKLITYTNLEMDFRGYIENKGWAHCLAHVSDAFSEIVHNSYTTFEWYEELIHCLLNKIFIPSDLFHNNEDERIVTPLLSMLYHDFPQDELISIIYKKIKRLPQIRKRLSLNEYCILCANIKIFLRTLFFRTKDDHNLAFTARKTEKMLKELPNYY from the coding sequence TTGGATATTACAGCGCTGCAACAACAGTTAGAGCTTATACAACAAAATGACTATACGCAACTGCAACATATAGATATTAATGAGTTAACGCTCAATATGCTTCAGTATATCGGAACAACTGATAGTTACGTTCGTTACCAACTTATATATAAATGTTTTGCACATTTCATTCATCATGAATTCCTTATGGATGATCAGTTGAAATTACTTCTACAAACTTGTTTAAGTGATGAGTATTTATATTGTGACATTCACTCCCCACTTACAGATGGGGTTTTCACTCGTTCTTATACTGTTTCGTTACTTGCATTAATACTCCAATTCGCTAACTCGCACTACTTTTTTACAGAGGAGGATATCGAAGAAATAAAAAACAAACTCATTACATACACAAACTTAGAAATGGATTTTCGAGGCTATATTGAAAATAAAGGATGGGCTCATTGTCTTGCCCACGTATCTGATGCCTTTTCTGAAATTGTTCACAATTCCTATACGACCTTTGAATGGTACGAGGAATTAATTCATTGTTTATTAAATAAAATTTTCATCCCATCGGATCTTTTTCATAATAATGAAGATGAACGAATTGTTACACCGTTACTATCTATGCTATATCATGACTTCCCGCAAGATGAGTTAATTTCAATTATTTATAAAAAAATAAAAAGGCTTCCTCAAATTAGAAAACGCCTTTCCCTTAATGAGTATTGTATTTTATGCGCAAACATTAAAATCTTTTTACGCACATTATTTTTTAGAACAAAAGATGATCATAACTTAGCATTTACAGCACGTAAAACAGAAAAAATGTTAAAAGAACTGCCTAATTATTATTAA
- a CDS encoding ROK family transcriptional regulator, with protein sequence MSEQFVTQKSIKETILRGIRTALLEQGSATKVELSNTLEISFPTVSKFIENMKQDGEVTLVGLDDSSGGRRAKRYAYNPEYMLGLAIFLEKNETNYTIFNCLGEVKEQGSTSSVLIDTGVNLLSKHIESLIATFPKISSISIGVPGSVDNGRIFYIPGYEKFQNFNLKSHLEDLFSIPVVIENDMNAAVLGYYKNTGNNDKSSLVYLYSGQNGPGAGIMINGDVVRGSTFFSGEISFVPQYDNKNFLQSLRSEDAVRDSNNPEQYNIDAITRLIATCIAIINPHAFIFCDDELNQFVIDQIVKTCPKYIPAEHIPKITVSDWKEDYLYGLKSLGLDLMITRTSKEN encoded by the coding sequence TTGAGTGAACAATTTGTTACTCAAAAATCGATTAAAGAGACGATCCTTCGCGGCATTCGTACAGCTCTTCTAGAGCAAGGAAGTGCGACGAAAGTTGAGCTTAGTAATACATTAGAAATTAGTTTTCCAACTGTGAGTAAATTTATAGAAAATATGAAACAAGACGGTGAAGTCACTTTAGTCGGTTTAGATGATTCAAGTGGCGGAAGAAGAGCGAAACGATATGCGTATAATCCGGAATATATGTTAGGTCTAGCGATATTTTTAGAAAAAAATGAGACAAACTATACAATTTTCAACTGTTTAGGGGAAGTAAAAGAACAAGGAAGTACTTCAAGTGTATTAATTGATACTGGCGTAAATCTATTATCTAAACATATTGAAAGTCTTATAGCTACATTCCCGAAAATAAGCTCTATATCAATTGGTGTGCCTGGTTCGGTTGATAATGGTCGTATTTTTTATATACCTGGTTATGAAAAGTTCCAAAATTTTAATTTGAAAAGTCATTTGGAGGATCTGTTTTCTATACCTGTAGTAATAGAAAATGATATGAATGCCGCAGTCCTTGGCTATTATAAAAATACTGGAAATAATGATAAATCATCTCTTGTATATTTGTATTCAGGTCAAAACGGCCCAGGGGCGGGAATTATGATAAATGGAGATGTGGTACGAGGGAGTACCTTTTTCTCAGGGGAGATATCTTTCGTTCCACAGTATGATAATAAAAACTTCTTACAATCTTTGAGAAGTGAAGATGCAGTAAGAGATTCAAATAATCCAGAGCAATATAATATAGATGCCATTACTCGTTTAATAGCTACATGTATAGCTATTATTAACCCTCATGCCTTTATCTTCTGTGATGATGAATTGAATCAATTCGTAATAGATCAAATTGTAAAAACTTGTCCGAAGTACATTCCGGCAGAACATATTCCGAAAATAACAGTGAGCGATTGGAAAGAAGATTATTTATATGGATTAAAAAGTCTTGGACTTGATCTGATGATAACAAGAACAAGCAAAGAAAATTAA